One Streptomyces sp. R28 DNA window includes the following coding sequences:
- a CDS encoding transglycosylase SLT domain-containing protein, translating into MLKNTNNRLSRTLTKRHKIAIAGVSTLGAAALAFSAVPGSAQTTTAEAPTGKVAYSNEQIKDVKGSVTDQLAGAEVKAAEAAAKHKAAQAAAKHRAAEAHAKHKAAEAAAKKKAEAARKAKEAASRSTERVQVKPVAAKTYANNLDGWIREALDIMKKHDIPGTYNGLYRNTMRESSGNPNAINNWDINAQNGIPSIGLLQVIKPTFDAYHVPGTAFSQYDPVANLTAAANYAADRYGSIDNVNSAY; encoded by the coding sequence ATGCTCAAGAACACCAACAACCGTCTCAGTCGTACGCTGACCAAGCGGCACAAGATAGCGATCGCCGGCGTCTCCACGCTCGGCGCCGCCGCCCTGGCCTTCTCCGCCGTTCCCGGCAGCGCACAGACGACCACGGCCGAGGCCCCCACGGGCAAGGTGGCGTACAGCAATGAGCAGATCAAGGACGTCAAGGGCAGCGTCACCGACCAGCTCGCCGGCGCCGAGGTGAAGGCCGCCGAGGCCGCCGCCAAGCACAAGGCCGCCCAGGCCGCCGCCAAGCACAGGGCCGCCGAGGCCCACGCCAAGCACAAGGCCGCCGAGGCCGCCGCCAAGAAGAAGGCCGAGGCCGCGCGCAAGGCGAAGGAGGCCGCGAGCCGGTCCACCGAGCGCGTCCAGGTCAAGCCGGTCGCGGCCAAGACCTACGCCAACAACCTCGACGGCTGGATCCGCGAGGCCCTGGACATCATGAAGAAGCACGACATCCCGGGCACCTACAACGGCCTGTACCGCAACACCATGCGGGAGTCCTCGGGCAACCCGAACGCGATCAACAACTGGGACATCAACGCCCAGAACGGTATCCCGTCGATCGGTCTGCTCCAGGTCATCAAGCCGACCTTCGACGCCTACCACGTCCCGGGCACGGCCTTCAGCCAGTACGACCCGGTCGCCAACCTCACCGCCGCCGCCAACTACGCGGCCGACCGGTACGGCTCGATCGACAACGTCAACAGCGCGTACTGA
- a CDS encoding FHA domain-containing protein has translation MPELVLELNGQTWTLDPSRSYNLGRDPQGDMVFDDARVSWRHATISWSGRSWVIEDNGSTNGTFVQGQRIHQLEIGPGSAVHLGNATDGPCLNLSGTAASVAAPQAHPQQQPYAAQGAQAGWAQQAPAQQVPQQQAPQAGWQQPQQAAAHIPQQQGPGGGAGAPPVYGDRSPTTFHQFAVDRVMRIGRALENELVVSDLQVSRHHAEFHSTPDGRMEIRDLGSHNGTYVNGQPIAKGGSQLLGPADIVGVGHSTFRIVGDRLEEFVDTGEVSFSARHLTVTVDGGKQILKDVSFGVPEKSLIAVIGPSGSGKSTLLKALTGYRPANQGDVLYDNRNLYKQFAELRQRIGLVPQDDILHKELTVKKALKYAAKLRFPADTTGKEREARIDEVLRELKLDIHKEKKVTSLSGGQRKRVSVALELLTKPSLIFLDEPTSGLDPGMDRDVMQLLRGLADDGRTVLVVTHSVAELALCDKLLVMAPGGAVAYFGPPEEALNFFGYDTWADVFSAFENYRDYDWAGRWKGSQHYQMYAADIDAVAPQSVQMPPMQAMKPPKPQGWMSQFLTLVRRYVSVIASDKGFLALMVILPGVLGAVSLLIDSGKDLLPNPANPQTGRIIPNGTATTVLLILAVGACFAGAANSVRELIKERVIYERERATGLSRSAYLMSKVFVLGMITVLQGLMVGVIGFASREIPEEGLVLGNLTLVELSLPIMALGFTSMMFGLIISALVKTSEKTMPLLVMFAIIQVVFTGCLFALNGSIGVNQFSYLMPSRWAVGAAGATLDFNKISPPGEGESNDPLWEHTVGAWTMDMIALIALGVICGFFVARFLRRHEPEVMRK, from the coding sequence GTGCCGGAACTCGTACTGGAATTGAACGGACAGACTTGGACGCTCGATCCGTCCAGGTCCTACAACCTCGGACGCGATCCGCAGGGCGACATGGTGTTCGACGACGCCAGGGTCTCCTGGCGGCACGCGACCATCAGCTGGAGCGGGCGTAGTTGGGTCATTGAGGACAACGGCAGCACCAACGGCACCTTCGTGCAGGGGCAGCGGATCCATCAGCTGGAGATCGGCCCCGGTTCGGCCGTGCATCTGGGCAACGCGACCGACGGACCGTGCCTGAACCTCTCCGGCACCGCGGCCTCCGTGGCCGCGCCGCAGGCCCATCCGCAGCAGCAGCCGTATGCCGCGCAGGGCGCGCAGGCCGGCTGGGCTCAGCAGGCACCGGCCCAGCAGGTCCCGCAGCAACAGGCACCGCAGGCCGGGTGGCAGCAGCCGCAGCAGGCCGCCGCGCACATACCGCAGCAGCAGGGCCCCGGTGGTGGCGCGGGGGCGCCGCCGGTCTACGGCGACCGCAGCCCCACCACGTTCCACCAGTTCGCCGTCGACCGTGTCATGCGCATCGGCCGTGCCCTGGAGAACGAGCTGGTCGTCTCCGACCTGCAGGTCTCCCGCCACCACGCCGAGTTCCACTCGACGCCCGACGGCCGCATGGAGATCCGCGACCTCGGCTCGCACAACGGCACGTACGTCAACGGCCAGCCGATCGCCAAGGGCGGCTCGCAGTTGCTGGGCCCGGCGGACATCGTCGGTGTCGGTCACTCCACGTTCCGCATCGTCGGCGACCGCCTCGAGGAGTTCGTCGACACCGGTGAGGTCTCCTTCTCGGCCCGCCACCTGACCGTCACGGTCGACGGCGGCAAGCAGATCCTCAAGGACGTCTCCTTCGGCGTCCCGGAGAAGTCGCTGATCGCGGTCATCGGACCGTCCGGCTCCGGCAAGTCGACGCTGCTCAAGGCACTCACGGGCTACCGGCCCGCCAACCAGGGCGACGTCCTCTACGACAACCGGAACCTGTACAAGCAGTTCGCCGAGCTGCGCCAGCGCATCGGTCTGGTCCCGCAGGACGACATCCTGCACAAGGAGCTGACCGTCAAGAAGGCCCTCAAGTACGCGGCCAAGCTCCGCTTCCCCGCCGACACCACGGGCAAGGAGCGCGAGGCCCGTATCGACGAGGTGCTGCGCGAGCTGAAGCTGGACATCCACAAGGAGAAGAAGGTCACCTCCCTCTCCGGTGGCCAGCGCAAGCGCGTCTCGGTGGCCCTGGAGCTGCTCACCAAGCCGTCACTGATCTTCCTGGACGAGCCCACCTCGGGCCTCGACCCGGGCATGGACCGCGACGTCATGCAACTGCTGCGCGGCCTCGCCGACGACGGCCGTACGGTCCTCGTCGTCACCCACTCCGTGGCCGAGCTGGCGCTGTGCGACAAGCTCCTGGTGATGGCGCCGGGCGGTGCGGTCGCCTACTTCGGCCCGCCGGAGGAGGCGCTGAACTTCTTCGGCTACGACACCTGGGCCGACGTCTTCTCCGCCTTCGAGAACTACCGCGACTACGACTGGGCGGGACGCTGGAAGGGCTCGCAGCACTACCAGATGTACGCCGCGGACATCGACGCCGTCGCACCACAGTCCGTACAGATGCCTCCGATGCAGGCGATGAAGCCGCCGAAGCCGCAGGGCTGGATGTCCCAGTTCCTGACCCTGGTGCGCCGCTATGTCTCGGTGATCGCCTCCGACAAGGGTTTCCTGGCCCTGATGGTGATCCTGCCGGGCGTCCTCGGCGCGGTGAGCCTGCTCATCGACTCGGGCAAGGACCTGCTGCCGAATCCGGCGAACCCGCAGACCGGCCGGATCATCCCGAACGGCACGGCCACCACCGTTCTGCTGATCCTCGCGGTCGGTGCCTGCTTCGCCGGCGCCGCGAACTCCGTGCGTGAGCTGATCAAGGAACGCGTCATCTACGAGCGGGAGCGCGCGACCGGCCTGTCCCGTTCGGCGTACCTGATGTCCAAGGTGTTCGTGCTCGGCATGATCACGGTGCTGCAGGGCCTGATGGTCGGCGTCATCGGCTTCGCCAGCCGGGAGATCCCGGAGGAGGGCCTGGTCCTCGGCAACCTGACGCTCGTCGAGCTGTCGCTGCCGATCATGGCGCTGGGCTTCACCTCGATGATGTTCGGCCTGATCATCTCGGCGCTGGTGAAGACGTCCGAGAAGACCATGCCGCTGCTGGTCATGTTCGCGATCATCCAGGTCGTGTTCACCGGCTGCCTGTTCGCGCTCAACGGCTCGATCGGCGTCAACCAGTTCTCGTACCTGATGCCGTCGCGCTGGGCGGTGGGCGCCGCAGGCGCCACGCTGGACTTCAACAAGATCAGCCCGCCGGGTGAGGGCGAGAGCAACGACCCGCTGTGGGAGCACACGGTCGGCGCCTGGACCATGGACATGATCGCCCTGATCGCCCTCGGCGTGATCTGCGGCTTCTTCGTGGCCCGTTTCCTGCGCCGGCACGAGCCCGAGGTCATGCGCAAGTAG
- a CDS encoding streptophobe family protein — MSASTNVETARHGTRLPWGDILLSAIVCVSWALIGMAGTAALGLHLLEADTAGSLGPMTAAVVALGAGGSVTPSGDVSAFGLTGAEAATAIEITPLGVSLVGAVLLSWFYLRSLRGAGVVIAPVELLARAGAMVTLFVAMLGGLAWAGHDVITIDGSSLGLDDLTGGGGGGGGIEIPGVGDIGGLLPDQIGGLVDAKAAVGFTVDTAPTLLGGMGWSAGILLIALLASRRTPLPRGWEAVHRVVRPAASALVTVLLVAVAAGLAAAAYTAIGDDHPRRIAGAALLGAPNGVWLGVPVGLFVPFDGRATGVLAGLLPAPLDDLLNGGADQSVTLSRLADLDGRAWLLGVAAALTMLLAGVLTAVRTPVGAGGEVWGGAVGRGEAGGRGGIGGPGEAPGARGVAASGAGTSPGGWTASGARPVGGSGGSWGAGASGVVGGPDPGAVRPSGADAAGGPVSGSGRPPGPFGFAGRCALQLGIATALTLPLLTWLTELSVDASLSVLGFDAFGAGVELRGNLGMALLLGAAWGAGAGAVGALLALATGAAGRRAAPLARGAVGTWGTASGAGSAAEGAGGAGGAGGSSYRSRSGPYTPGMPYRPPNPATNPYLHVPDHLREPEDARPPGTAPPPGGARSSEETPERDARRGRDDAWQSRDPQSLDPQSRASQHGEPPPSDPPPRPGGDDIYGAPTVVRPIGPPPRSPRPPRRRGNRSSSGADDGPPPPPPPPPPPPATPYPATAGEAEGALLMPSRAGLRGLS, encoded by the coding sequence ATGAGCGCGTCCACGAACGTCGAGACCGCGAGGCACGGCACACGGCTGCCGTGGGGGGACATCCTGCTGTCCGCGATCGTCTGCGTGAGCTGGGCGTTGATCGGGATGGCGGGCACGGCGGCACTGGGGCTGCATCTGCTGGAGGCGGACACGGCGGGCTCTTTGGGCCCGATGACCGCGGCGGTGGTGGCTCTTGGGGCGGGTGGTTCCGTCACACCGTCCGGTGATGTGTCTGCTTTCGGGCTGACCGGCGCGGAGGCGGCGACAGCCATCGAGATCACGCCACTGGGGGTGAGCCTGGTCGGCGCGGTGCTGTTGTCGTGGTTCTACTTACGGTCCTTGCGGGGCGCGGGAGTTGTGATCGCGCCGGTCGAACTCCTCGCGCGCGCGGGCGCGATGGTCACGCTGTTCGTGGCGATGCTGGGCGGACTCGCCTGGGCGGGACACGACGTCATCACCATCGACGGGAGTTCGCTGGGGCTCGACGACCTGACCGGTGGTGGCGGGGGCGGCGGCGGAATCGAGATCCCCGGGGTGGGGGACATCGGCGGGCTGCTGCCCGACCAGATCGGCGGCCTCGTCGACGCGAAGGCGGCGGTCGGCTTCACGGTGGACACCGCACCGACGCTGCTCGGCGGCATGGGCTGGTCCGCCGGCATCCTGCTGATCGCCCTGCTGGCCTCGCGCCGCACCCCGCTGCCGCGCGGCTGGGAGGCCGTGCACCGCGTCGTACGGCCCGCCGCGTCCGCCCTCGTCACGGTGCTGCTGGTGGCGGTCGCGGCCGGGCTCGCGGCGGCGGCGTACACGGCGATCGGCGACGACCATCCCCGGCGGATCGCGGGCGCCGCCCTGCTCGGCGCCCCGAACGGCGTGTGGCTCGGCGTCCCTGTCGGCCTGTTCGTACCGTTCGACGGCAGGGCGACGGGGGTGCTGGCGGGGCTGCTGCCCGCCCCTCTGGACGACCTTCTGAACGGCGGCGCCGACCAGTCCGTGACGCTGAGCAGGCTGGCGGACCTGGACGGGCGGGCGTGGCTGCTGGGGGTCGCGGCGGCGCTGACGATGCTGCTCGCGGGGGTGCTGACGGCGGTGCGGACGCCGGTGGGCGCGGGGGGCGAGGTCTGGGGCGGCGCCGTCGGCAGGGGCGAGGCCGGAGGGAGGGGCGGTATCGGCGGTCCCGGCGAGGCTCCGGGGGCGCGGGGCGTGGCGGCTTCGGGTGCCGGGACTTCGCCAGGGGGCTGGACGGCTTCGGGTGCAAGGCCGGTGGGGGGCTCGGGTGGCTCCTGGGGCGCAGGGGCGTCGGGGGTCGTCGGAGGGCCGGATCCGGGTGCCGTACGGCCATCAGGAGCTGACGCCGCAGGAGGTCCGGTTTCCGGGAGTGGACGGCCTCCGGGGCCCTTCGGTTTCGCTGGGCGGTGTGCGCTGCAGCTGGGGATCGCCACGGCGTTGACGCTGCCCTTGCTCACGTGGCTGACGGAGCTGTCCGTGGACGCCTCGCTGTCGGTGCTGGGCTTCGACGCGTTCGGCGCCGGGGTGGAGCTGCGGGGGAACCTCGGTATGGCGCTGCTGCTGGGGGCGGCCTGGGGCGCGGGGGCGGGTGCCGTGGGGGCGCTGCTGGCCCTGGCGACGGGGGCCGCGGGGCGACGGGCGGCGCCACTGGCTCGGGGTGCGGTGGGGACGTGGGGTACGGCCAGCGGGGCGGGATCGGCGGCCGAGGGTGCCGGGGGTGCCGGGGGTGCCGGGGGCTCGTCGTATCGGAGCCGGTCCGGGCCGTACACGCCCGGCATGCCGTACCGGCCACCGAACCCGGCGACGAACCCGTATCTGCACGTGCCGGATCACCTGCGCGAGCCGGAGGACGCGCGGCCGCCGGGCACGGCCCCTCCTCCAGGGGGCGCCCGGTCGTCCGAGGAGACGCCGGAGCGTGATGCGAGGCGGGGGCGCGACGATGCATGGCAGTCCCGTGACCCGCAGTCCCTCGACCCGCAGTCCCGTGCTTCGCAGCACGGTGAGCCACCGCCCAGTGACCCGCCGCCGCGCCCCGGTGGCGACGACATATACGGCGCTCCCACGGTCGTCCGGCCGATCGGGCCGCCCCCGAGGTCGCCCCGCCCTCCTCGCCGACGTGGGAATCGGTCGTCGTCCGGAGCAGACGACGGGCCACCGCCTCCCCCTCCGCCTCCGCCACCCCCCCCCGCCACCCCCTACCCCGCGACCGCCGGGGAGGCCGAAGGGGCACTCCTGATGCCGAGCCGGGCCGGGTTGCGCGGGCTCTCCTGA
- the serB gene encoding phosphoserine phosphatase SerB codes for MSASQTSDIPTLLVKIFGKDRPGITAGLFDTLAAYSVDVVDIEQVLTRGRITLCALVTQPPAGLEGDLRATVHSWAESMKMQAEIISGLGDNRPRGLGRSLVTVLGHPLTAEARAAIAGRITKSGGNIDRIFRLAKYPVTAVEFAVSGVETEPLRTALVTDAAALGVDIAVVAAGLHRRAQRLVVMDVDSTLIQDEVIELFAAHAGCEDKVAEVTAAAMRGELDFEQSLHARVALLEGLDASVVEKVRSEVRLTPGARTLIRTLKRLGYQVGVVSGGFTQVTDDLKERLGLDFAQANTLEIVDGKLTGRVTGEIVDRAGKARLLRRFAAEAGVPLSQTVAIGDGANDLDMLNAAGLGVAFNAKPVVREAAHTAVNVPFLDTVLYLLGVTREEVEAADMHDDA; via the coding sequence ATGAGCGCTTCGCAGACCTCCGACATCCCCACACTTCTCGTCAAGATCTTCGGGAAGGACAGGCCGGGCATCACGGCCGGCCTCTTCGACACCCTGGCCGCCTACTCCGTCGACGTGGTCGACATCGAGCAGGTCCTCACCCGTGGCCGGATCACGCTGTGCGCGCTCGTGACGCAGCCTCCCGCCGGGCTGGAGGGGGACCTGCGGGCGACCGTCCACAGCTGGGCCGAGTCGATGAAGATGCAGGCGGAGATCATCTCCGGCCTGGGTGACAACCGGCCGCGCGGCCTCGGACGCTCCCTGGTGACCGTGCTCGGGCACCCGCTCACCGCGGAGGCGAGGGCCGCGATCGCCGGCCGGATCACCAAGTCCGGCGGCAACATCGACCGTATCTTCCGGCTCGCCAAGTACCCCGTGACGGCAGTGGAGTTCGCGGTGTCCGGCGTGGAGACCGAGCCGCTGCGCACCGCCCTGGTGACCGACGCGGCGGCACTGGGTGTCGACATCGCCGTCGTCGCGGCCGGTCTGCACCGGCGTGCGCAGCGCCTGGTCGTCATGGACGTGGACTCGACCCTCATCCAGGACGAGGTGATCGAGCTCTTCGCCGCGCACGCCGGCTGCGAGGACAAGGTGGCCGAGGTGACGGCGGCCGCGATGCGCGGGGAGCTGGACTTCGAGCAGTCGCTGCACGCGCGCGTGGCGCTGCTGGAGGGGCTGGACGCCTCGGTGGTGGAGAAGGTGCGCAGCGAGGTGCGGCTGACGCCGGGTGCGCGCACGCTGATCCGTACGCTGAAGCGGCTCGGCTACCAAGTCGGGGTCGTCTCGGGTGGGTTCACCCAGGTCACCGATGATCTGAAGGAGCGCCTCGGGCTCGACTTCGCCCAGGCCAACACGCTGGAGATCGTCGACGGGAAGCTGACGGGCAGGGTCACCGGCGAGATCGTGGACCGGGCGGGCAAGGCGCGGCTGCTGCGCCGGTTCGCCGCGGAGGCGGGGGTGCCGCTGTCGCAGACGGTGGCGATCGGCGACGGCGCAAACGACCTGGACATGCTGAACGCGGCCGGCCTCGGCGTCGCCTTCAACGCCAAGCCGGTGGTGCGGGAGGCGGCGCACACGGCGGTGAACGTGCCGTTCCTGGACACGGTCCTGTATCTGCTGGGGGTCACCCGCGAAGAGGTCGAGGCAGCGGACATGCACGACGACGCCTGA
- a CDS encoding histidine phosphatase family protein, translating into MSVAESRRIVLFRHAKADWPQVTDHERPLADRGRMDAAEAGRRLVDTDIPFDLALCSTATRTRETWKLAVHEFPHRPKTVYEERVYEASPGELIAVLNETPDDAQNVLLIGHNPGVQGLAEILSGAAEGDARERMTRRGFPAAAFAILSFSGTWKALEPGVGTLLDYWAPSE; encoded by the coding sequence ATGAGCGTCGCAGAATCCCGCAGGATTGTCCTCTTCCGGCATGCGAAAGCCGACTGGCCACAGGTGACCGACCACGAGCGGCCGCTCGCTGATCGGGGCCGAATGGACGCGGCAGAGGCCGGCCGCCGGCTGGTCGACACCGACATCCCCTTCGATCTGGCCCTGTGCTCCACCGCGACCCGGACCCGGGAGACCTGGAAGCTCGCCGTCCACGAGTTTCCGCACCGGCCGAAAACGGTCTATGAAGAGCGGGTCTACGAGGCCTCACCCGGCGAGCTGATCGCCGTCCTCAACGAAACACCCGACGACGCGCAGAACGTCCTGCTGATCGGCCACAACCCGGGCGTGCAGGGACTCGCCGAGATCCTGTCCGGTGCGGCCGAGGGCGACGCGCGCGAGCGGATGACCCGCCGCGGCTTCCCGGCCGCCGCCTTCGCCATCCTCTCCTTCAGCGGCACCTGGAAGGCGCTGGAGCCCGGCGTGGGCACACTGCTGGACTACTGGGCGCCGTCCGAGTGA
- a CDS encoding SGM_5486 family transporter-associated protein: protein MPVLDPNPQNGQKKMLLVFGAFFAIFVIIAVIATIASP, encoded by the coding sequence ATGCCAGTGCTCGACCCGAACCCCCAGAACGGCCAGAAGAAGATGCTGCTCGTCTTCGGCGCGTTCTTCGCCATCTTCGTGATCATCGCCGTCATCGCGACGATCGCCTCTCCCTGA
- a CDS encoding CynX/NimT family MFS transporter, which produces MIGLMAREETRTRTVTSTRIRTPEASTPAGPATRAWTIRLLVLGIVLTALNLRPAITSLGALLEEVRDGLGMSGSVAGLLTSVPPLCFAVFGVTAPRLARRFGPGAVVCAGMAAITAGLLIRPYTGSTVGFLAASALALMGIAVSNVLMPVIVKRWFPDRVGSMTGLYSMALALGTASAAAVTVPMTEVLGGSWQTGLAMWAALAATAVLPWVPFVRGRGAGNRGAAPADCAQEQHARVDTPPLRITRSRTSWALAVYFGLQATGAYITMGWMAQIFRDAGVHAGTAGLLLAVTMVMGVPLAFVIPRLATRLPHQGPIVLALGACGLAGYAGLYLAPAAGSWAWAVLLGVSNCSFPLALTMVGMRARTSAGVAQLSGFAQSTGYLISIPGPLLVGVLYQHSGGWGLPIALMAGLMIPQMAVGVLAGRDRTVEDEAAR; this is translated from the coding sequence ATGATAGGCCTCATGGCACGCGAGGAAACCCGGACCCGGACAGTGACGTCCACGCGCATACGCACCCCTGAGGCGAGCACGCCCGCGGGGCCCGCCACGCGCGCGTGGACGATACGGCTGCTCGTGCTCGGCATCGTGCTGACCGCACTGAACCTCCGCCCCGCCATCACCAGCCTCGGCGCCCTCCTCGAAGAGGTCCGCGACGGGCTCGGCATGAGCGGCAGCGTGGCCGGACTGCTCACCTCCGTGCCCCCGCTCTGCTTCGCCGTCTTCGGCGTCACGGCCCCGCGCCTGGCCCGCCGCTTCGGCCCGGGGGCGGTGGTGTGCGCGGGCATGGCCGCCATCACCGCGGGCCTGCTCATACGGCCGTACACGGGCAGTACGGTCGGCTTCCTGGCCGCCAGCGCCCTCGCCCTCATGGGCATCGCGGTCAGCAACGTCCTGATGCCGGTCATCGTCAAGCGCTGGTTCCCGGACCGCGTCGGCTCCATGACCGGCCTGTACTCGATGGCCCTCGCGCTCGGCACCGCTTCCGCGGCGGCGGTCACGGTGCCCATGACCGAGGTACTGGGCGGGAGTTGGCAGACCGGCCTCGCGATGTGGGCGGCCCTCGCGGCGACGGCCGTACTGCCGTGGGTTCCCTTCGTACGGGGCCGGGGGGCGGGAAACCGGGGGGCGGCGCCCGCCGACTGCGCGCAGGAGCAGCACGCGCGCGTGGACACACCCCCGCTGCGCATCACCCGGAGCCGCACCTCCTGGGCCCTGGCCGTCTACTTCGGGCTCCAGGCCACCGGCGCTTACATCACGATGGGCTGGATGGCGCAGATCTTCCGGGACGCGGGAGTGCATGCCGGTACGGCCGGGCTGCTGCTCGCGGTCACGATGGTGATGGGCGTGCCGCTGGCCTTCGTCATCCCGCGCCTCGCCACCAGGCTGCCCCACCAGGGGCCGATCGTGCTCGCGCTGGGCGCCTGCGGCCTCGCCGGGTACGCCGGCCTGTACCTCGCACCGGCCGCCGGATCCTGGGCCTGGGCCGTGCTGCTCGGCGTTTCCAACTGCTCGTTCCCGCTGGCTCTCACGATGGTCGGGATGCGTGCCCGGACCAGCGCGGGCGTGGCCCAGCTGTCGGGCTTCGCGCAGAGCACCGGCTATCTGATCTCGATCCCCGGCCCGCTCCTGGTGGGCGTGCTCTACCAGCACAGCGGCGGCTGGGGGCTGCCGATCGCGCTCATGGCCGGGCTCATGATCCCGCAGATGGCGGTGGGTGTCCTGGCGGGACGCGACCGCACGGTGGAGGACGAGGCGGCTCGCTGA
- a CDS encoding FadR/GntR family transcriptional regulator produces the protein MPLSHPRRSALSEQVIAALRNQITSGEWPVGSRIPTEPELVEQLGVARNTVREAVRALAHNGLLDIRQGSGTYVVATSELAGVMHRRFADADPRHIAELRSTLESAAAKLAAERRTEKDLKQLDTLLVRREEAWETGDAEAFVAADATFHLAVVAASHNDVMTAMYADLGEVLRDWLREDVGEELTPETYMDHARLVDAIRTGDASAAAAEAASYPFLCRPGRFSSPAGD, from the coding sequence ATGCCCCTGAGCCACCCCCGCCGCTCGGCGCTGTCCGAGCAGGTCATCGCCGCGTTGCGGAACCAGATCACCTCGGGCGAATGGCCGGTCGGCTCCCGTATCCCGACGGAGCCCGAGCTGGTCGAACAGCTCGGCGTGGCCCGCAACACCGTCCGCGAGGCCGTCCGCGCGCTCGCGCACAACGGTCTGCTGGACATCCGACAGGGCTCCGGCACCTACGTGGTGGCGACCAGCGAGCTGGCCGGCGTCATGCACCGCCGTTTCGCCGACGCCGACCCCCGGCACATCGCCGAACTGCGCTCCACGCTGGAGTCCGCCGCCGCGAAGCTGGCCGCCGAGCGGCGTACCGAAAAGGACCTCAAGCAGCTGGACACGCTCCTGGTGCGGCGCGAGGAGGCATGGGAGACGGGCGACGCGGAGGCGTTCGTGGCGGCCGACGCGACCTTCCATCTGGCGGTGGTGGCGGCCTCGCACAACGACGTGATGACCGCGATGTACGCGGACCTGGGCGAGGTGCTGCGGGACTGGCTGCGCGAGGACGTCGGCGAGGAGCTGACGCCGGAGACGTACATGGACCACGCCCGGCTGGTCGACGCGATCCGCACGGGGGACGCCTCGGCGGCCGCGGCGGAGGCGGCGAGCTATCCGTTCCTGTGCCGGCCGGGGCGCTTCAGCTCTCCCGCCGGTGACTGA
- the fabI gene encoding enoyl-ACP reductase FabI, giving the protein MSGILEGKRVLITGVLMESSIAFHAAKLAQEQGAEIILTAFPRPTLTERIAKKLPKPTKVIELDVTNDEHLGRLADIVGEELGGLDGVVHSIGFAPQDALGGNFLNTPFESVATAMHVSAYSLKSLTMACLPLMQNGGSVVGLTFDAQYAWPQYDWMGPAKAALEATSRYVARDLGKQNIRCNLISAGPLASMAAKSIPGFSDLAAVWDTRSPLEWDLKDPEPAGRGIVALLSDWFPKTTGEIIHVDGGLHAIGA; this is encoded by the coding sequence ATGAGCGGAATTCTCGAGGGCAAGCGCGTCCTGATCACCGGTGTGCTGATGGAGTCCTCCATCGCCTTCCACGCCGCCAAGCTGGCCCAGGAGCAGGGCGCGGAGATCATCCTCACCGCGTTCCCGCGGCCCACGCTGACCGAGCGTATCGCCAAGAAGCTGCCGAAGCCCACCAAGGTCATCGAGCTCGACGTCACCAACGACGAGCACCTCGGCCGCCTGGCCGACATCGTCGGCGAGGAGCTCGGCGGCCTCGACGGCGTCGTGCACTCCATCGGTTTCGCCCCCCAGGACGCGCTCGGCGGCAACTTCCTCAACACGCCGTTCGAGTCGGTCGCCACGGCCATGCACGTGTCGGCGTACTCCCTGAAGTCGCTGACCATGGCCTGCCTGCCGCTGATGCAGAACGGCGGCTCGGTCGTCGGCCTCACCTTCGACGCGCAGTACGCCTGGCCGCAGTACGACTGGATGGGCCCGGCCAAGGCCGCCCTGGAGGCCACCAGCCGCTACGTCGCGCGCGACCTGGGCAAGCAGAACATCCGCTGCAACCTGATCTCCGCGGGCCCGCTCGCCTCGATGGCCGCCAAGTCCATCCCGGGCTTCAGCGACCTGGCCGCCGTGTGGGACACCCGCTCCCCGCTGGAGTGGGACCTCAAGGACCCGGAGCCGGCCGGCCGCGGCATCGTCGCCCTGCTGAGCGACTGGTTCCCGAAGACCACCGGCGAGATCATCCACGTGGACGGCGGCCTGCACGCCATCGGCGCCTGA